Proteins encoded by one window of Fischerella sp. PCC 9605:
- a CDS encoding helix-turn-helix domain-containing protein, with protein sequence MSGAIKPSHMLGIRCAGVTVAAGTLQQAGLIRYKRGKITILDRENLEVAACECDGIIKAEFRRLLGVERG encoded by the coding sequence ATGTCCGGGGCAATAAAGCCCTCCCACATGTTGGGCATCCGCTGTGCTGGGGTAACTGTGGCTGCTGGTACTCTTCAGCAAGCAGGGCTAATTCGCTACAAGCGTGGTAAAATTACTATTCTGGATCGGGAAAATCTGGAAGTGGCTGCTTGTGAGTGTGACGGGATAATCAAAGCCGAGTTTCGACGGTTGTTGGGAGTTGAACGAGGTTAG
- a CDS encoding response regulator, producing MQAEDSTDGSKVSYNDTYILNGLRLVVVDDDQDTRELFTFVLESNGAEVIPVASAQQALEAIAQFQPDILISDIQMSGTDGYNLIRQVRNLGADQGGQIPAIAVTGYPKNVNDIDELLVGFQGHLCKPIDLDELIAVVASLAKRVVSS from the coding sequence GTGCAAGCTGAAGATTCAACAGATGGCTCGAAAGTATCATATAACGATACTTACATCCTTAATGGTTTGCGGTTAGTGGTTGTAGATGACGATCAAGACACGCGAGAGTTATTCACCTTCGTCCTTGAAAGCAATGGCGCAGAAGTCATCCCAGTTGCTTCAGCACAGCAGGCGCTAGAAGCGATCGCACAATTTCAGCCGGATATCTTGATTAGTGACATACAAATGTCAGGTACAGATGGCTACAACCTGATTCGCCAAGTGAGAAATCTTGGTGCCGATCAAGGAGGACAGATTCCAGCGATCGCCGTGACTGGCTATCCCAAAAATGTGAATGATATTGACGAGCTATTGGTTGGTTTTCAAGGTCATCTGTGCAAACCTATTGATTTAGATGAACTAATCGCAGTTGTTGCTAGCCTGGCTAAACGAGTAGTTAGTAGTTAG